The Syngnathus scovelli strain Florida chromosome 19, RoL_Ssco_1.2, whole genome shotgun sequence region GTGAACTCTGACCTCATCCTCCTAGAAAAGACTTCTATTTTTGAGTTGAAGGCTCCTTAACATTGTCATTGCTAATATTTCTGTTCATATGTGGCAAAAAAGGCCAACAAGAATTGTATGTTACGCTCCAGTGCACAGAGAAAATCACTCTCTCTTATAATAGCTCTGGGCAATTTCAGACCACACAGAACGACAAGGGAATCAATTTTCCTGGTTAGGTTATAGATGGATTTTCTACACTGGGGCTTTTCATAAGTACAAGTGAAGCTATGTCATATGAAATATTAAGAACTCTCAAGTGAAAGAAGAGATTACAGAGCACATATTCCTCTCCCGTGGATCCCAGTGGATGATATAATTCCAAACATTTGTTAATCTTGGTTTACATCTGAAGCTCTAGCCTGCCCTCTTGTGGAGAAACGTTGTAATGATCACAAACAGTTCAACCGAGGTCGCGTCTATTTACTTGATTAGATGAAGTTTACCCTGTGCCTTTAAATAACCTATTTTGTAAATCATTATGTCCTTGGGCAAGGTAGTAAGTTACATAGTTTTTGCATGTGGCTTGCACAATGACAAGTCAAGTCCCCTCGGGTAAGTAAGTAATGTGCTCGGGCAAAGGTAATAATGTCAAACctgtcaaaaaagaaaaaaaggttttttaaTTAGGTGGCGAATTGAAGTAAGTGATGCAGAAATTATTACTTATGTCAAATTATCTAACAGAAAAGCCCTAAAAGCAATGATAATTATTGTAAGAGCCAAGCTGTTGCaaagtttttaattttgaatgtatatttaatatgATTTTGTATACTGTATACCTGACCCACTAATTATTAACATTTTCTAATGTTATAATTTTAAAGTAATATTGTATAATAATGTGttttacatttaattttacattttaatttttcCAAATCGACCGATATTTCTTTTTACGTTTTAACTATTTTTCCCCTCAATCTTTAAATATGACCCAAACttcaattagattttttttttaaaaaaggaaaacataccataattcaaacaaatgcaaatgtatacatgtattactattttattttgttatattgAGATTCCTGTTCAAATTTAATCACGTTTAAAGTCgtgaaatgtaaaaataatgcaAATTTGTCTAACCCAATCATCGCGGTGGTGGGCGGGACTACGTTGCCATGACAATGACGTCAATGTTGGTGTCGAGTAACTATAAGGTCAAAATAAAGGCATGTGAATGGAAGATggtagtgtgtgtgcgtgtgtgggatggtggaggtggggggtgATAAACAACAGGTTGCCCCGGAGTGGACGTGACGTGTCCTGAATGACTTGTGAAAATAACATCAGAGTCGAGTGGACGTCGACACGGCGCAATGAGGCTTTTTTACTCGGCCCGGTATGGAGACGTCAGACAGCACAAGGTTGGGGTCACGGAGAAGCTAGCTATAGCTAGCCATTAGCCTAGCACAAGCTAACAGTTTGATTTCTCAGCTTTAAACACCCGCTTCGTGCAATAAAGTTATTTTAAATCGTTCGCTCGCATGAAGAGGAGCATTTCCACGCATTGGCGCATTTAAATGGCAAGTACGCGTTTTTTAAAGTGATCTTTTTGGGCTGTTTTGGCTCAGACTTTGACAGTCGCTTTATGGCCTTTCAAGCTTTTCACAGTTGTTTACATTGTGACGTCACTGCACGCTAGGTCGCGAAATGTTGCGTTTATCTCTTGCAGCAAAAACGTTTCAAATAAACGCATGTAAACATGCAGAGGTCACACAGTCGCAGCAGCCAAGGTGACGGAGAAATGCCTTAAACGACGCCCGTGACGTCAGACaacttgatttttatttatttttttccttgtgtTTGAAGTCAGTCATTGAAATTATGATTGTAAATTTTAAAACGATCATGGAAAATTACAATCACCGTGAGTGTAAATATAAAGATAATAATGTAGAACTTGTTCAATATATTCAATTAATGTTTCCCTCTTGTAATATGCCTTTTTTTCTTGTTActttcaaggttttttttttttccctcccccagGTAGTCCATGGGGCTGTAAACATCCCCGACTGGAAGCTGTCTTCCCTGCAGAGCTTTCAGTCTGATGTTTGCCGTCGCCGGCTACTTCCAGCCTCCTCCGCCGCCATGGACCAAGACAACTTTGCTTCTCAAATCCGGGCTCAATTCATGTAAACATCCTACACTCAGCTGAAATCCACTGCAGAAACGGCTGAGAGAAGGGTGTTTACGTGCGCTGGCTTGGAACTAAGACCACAAGAATCACCAAGAGCAAGCCAGTCCTCATGTCACATCACAAGTTGTGAATGGAATCTTTGTTACCGTTGTGTTTCTTTCATGGGGCATTAGATGATGGTTAACTGATCTGTCTCATTGAAGACTTCATATATTTAGTTTGATATATCACAGAAAGcaagtttctatttttattagcggataatttattttttaaagtaagAATTTCTGATGAAAATAGCAGAACTTGGTATGACCGTCGTTGTAAGTTGCACTTCCAAATAAACACCGCAAGAGGGCACTACGCCCATTACAAACGCAGTCCAAGAGTAGTTTATAAACATTTAAAGCtaagaaatcaaacattttaagGAGGCATTCTAggaaatattatttacttggaTAATCTGCATTTGTGATTATTAATTTTCTTTGTATAAAAGCAGCAACTAGTGATAGTGCAGTTTCATTTCTGAGGAAAAGGAGTTTTAATATTTAATAGATGGATCAAACATGTATTTTGACGGCATACATTTATTGGAATCCCACTTACCAGCGTTAAAACATAATTACAAACAGTTTATCCAAGTAAATTAATGTTTGTGAATATGAACTGCTCTTCGGATTGCCTCATAAAACGCTACTACGAGCGTTTATAATGGGCGCACTGCCATCTAGCGGTTTTGAACCAGAAGTGCAGCGTGCAGTTTTACCAAGTGCAGTTTCATTTCTAAATAAAAGGAGTTTGAATATTAAATGGCTGGATCAACTTGTTTAATATCAGATTTAGCGCttactaaaaatattttaattttgttctAAAATGATGGCGTCACGGGACATTTTTAACCCGAGATCTGCCTGTTATATTTAGTTTTACATTCAAACTGCATTTTAAACAGTTTGATGAAACGTCTAATTCACCACAGAAAGCagcaatttttcatttttagtaGTAGATAATGACTATTTCAGGGTAATAATTTCTGATGAGTGAAAACGGCAGAATTTAGACCGCCATTGTAAGTTGCACTTCCACGTTAAAACCGCTAGATGGCAGTGCCCCCATTAAAAACGCTCATATAGTGTTTAAAGAGGCCAAACAATTCATGAGCAGTTCATTAACATATGTATACGCAGGCATTTCAGGAAGACATCATTTACTCGgattttattaatttaaatgtattcatttttaattaattttaattttaaatgaataatttaaaattaaatacatttatgcTGTCAAAATACACGTTTTGAACACCAATCCTTATTTGATATTGTAGTTAAAACCatgaaaaaaagattaaaaactTTTATTTGATAGTTGTAGAAGGAAGACAACACTATGTTatacaataaatatatttacCTTCTATACCTCATATTAAAAACAGGAACTGGACGGAAGGGCATGTAAATAAACCCCAATCAATGTTGAATGAGTGAGAGTCCCAAGCAGGTTACAGTCCTTGAAAAAAACGAATGATCTGCCTCTGATGCAACTCACGAATGACCTCATATTCCTGCATGCCAGGATGAGGTCCAGTTCTCAGTTTTTTGTTTCTCAGGATCTCAAAATAATGGTTCCAATTGCCATCTCTGTCAGCACCAAAACCAAAAACACTgacctgatgaggaaaaacacaattataggtccacagattttttttttttcttaaaactaTATTTCCTAATATGAGCCACCTACCTCATCACAAAGTTGCAAGCTGAGCACCAAGGTCATAAATCCAGTGGATGGATAGCGGCCTTTCTTTTTCAGCCATATTTCATGAACATATTTCAGAAATGCCGGGTTTACGATCATCACCTGTTGAAAGGCAGACTCTTAAAgacacaaaaatgaaatgaaggaGAAATTTGACAATTTATAGGTCAATTAGACTCACCAAGTTCTTGTTGCCGATCCTCTTTGGGTTTTCTTGCCCATTTTCTCTGTTGAAATAATCagtaattttattttgttttttgcaattTAACATTCCAAACTATAGAGAGTAGCAATATGAGTATTGGGTTTCAATGATAACACCTACCGAGGGGCAAAGCTCCTGAGCAGCCAAAGCAGGTCATTTATCTTAAACGGAAAGAACACCAGATGAGTGCTGTTGTCCAAACTGCTGGCGCTCTCTGGATACATGACACGATGAGTTGTCTTGCTGCCAACGTCTGACTCATAGCCCTTTGTGGGCCCGCGGTTCAATCTACAGGAATCATCAGTTATTCAAAGGTCAGAGTTGAACTTTATGGCCAGAAGCAAGAAAGAAAACGCCAGCGATGTACAGTCGATTTACCTTATTACCATGTTATGGTGATCGATCAGAGGTCCATAGTGCGATCCTCTGAGATTGCCCGAATTGCCCACCACCGCACAAGTCCTGCAACGGTCAGGCGATGGCTGCTCAATTTGAGGGACGTGCGGAAAAATCGTAAATAGGTTGTTGAtagtttcatttaaaaaagcaaAGGAGCGCTGCTCGATCTGCAATTTCTGCAAAAAATATTATGTAGGTTAGCGCAACATCATTTTGTGAAGGCCACATTTCACATAATCATAAATATAGAAACAGTAATTGCACGCTATGTGCATCTACCTTCCACCAGTTGAAATCATCCTCCGTGGTTGGACTTGGTATGGATAAAAAAGGCTTTGGCGAGGCGTCAATCAGCGATTTAAACTCGTGTGCACCCTCAGCCAAACATTTCTGGCAGCTGCAGACACTTTGCGGCCAGAGCCAATACAAGTTTGGCGTATTCCATTTGAATTTATAGTACAAATTGGCAGCAGTGAAACACAGGAGGATAAACAGGAGCCAAGTCGGTCGCAGTCTGGACAACATCTCGTGTGGCTGTGGAACCGTGAACATTAGTAACAGAATACTCCACCGTAGAAACCAAGGTGTCACACCCGCTTGAAGTTTTGTGCTTTTCACGCAAGCCTAAATAGCTCAAAATTTGTTATGGTGCTCCTCAGGGCTCCATTTTAGGCCCACTATTATTCTCTAGATAAATAATTTTAATACTTATCCATCAAATTTTCTCCACGGGAATTTTAATACTGTAATTAAATGAATAATTTGGAGTCATACTCCAATTTTATAGATaattatggtcattttttcCTTCATTGAGCACCTGAATAATATGAACTCATGGGGAATGACACTCAAAACCTGTTTTTGAGTCAGTCAACCGAGACTTAAACAagcctaaaaaaaacaacacggaCATTCAAATGTAGAACCGCCTGGCATGAGCTTTACAATCATGCGTCAAATATGTTAGACAATGGAAGCTTATCTGTAAAAGACGACAACTATTGTTCACTAAATACCAATACAAATGTTAAAGAAAGGTCGGAATTCACCTTGAGACAAGCAACAGGGCGGATGGAACAGCAGCTGGCCATTGTAAGGAACAAAAGTTCTCAATCGTAATTTTGTTGAGCTTCTTTTAAAGCGTTTTAGTATTCAGGTAATTGTCTACCCAACTGAAGATTTTTTACTCCTTCGggattgtgttgttttattcTGAAAGCTCCCAAGGGGTGTGCTTTACCTGTTTGTAATGATCTCTACCTGGTTCCCATCCCCACCTGTTCCCAGTTGATAATCACTTTGTTTCCTTGTATTCAGCTTTTGTTTTTAGTTTGTAGCTTGTCATAGTACCACGGACAGTTCTCACATATTCATttaggtaaaaaaaagaaatcttacGAAACAGGTAAGACTTTTTCTTTTATGTACAAGGAGTAAACAACTGTGATCAATCCAAGTCTGTTATAGATGTAAATTTGATTTAAATTCATTTCCATGCATGCTTGTAAGGTTTGGTAGAAAAGCGCTAAATCAAAATATTCAACCTACTTCCATCCGCGTCAAAATAAAGTCTTCTTACCTGCTTCCGAGATGAGGTGTGAATCGGCTTGGTCAACTAGAGCAGGAAGAGATGAAGGATCAGGTAGAACAGGTAGCTAGCTGGCTTAAAGGGGAGGGTCATGTTTTTGTCATCCATTAAAATGAATAGTTTTTTACTCACATTTGTCATACAAGAAGCAAGGATGCAATTATCGGGAGAAATCCAGCTTCGTGGGTTCgttttacaaatcttaatccctGGAACAATAATGGTAGCCTCAAGGTGTGGATGCAAAGCATTCATGTaattttgaatttcaaaataataGCAGGGTGATGTCATGTTATCTGAGAGTACATCTCATTTTGAGCacaaaagatttaaaacaaCTCATTTGAAATTGCACGGCAATTATGTGAGGATTAGTTTTGAATCATTTggaaacatttaaaataatcCTGCCTTTTGTTGTGTCACATTCATTAAATCTTCAGTCTCATAATTAGAAACAATTACTCTAAAAAGTGTTTTGGAATTTGTGCCCTgaagctgttaaaaaaaaaaaaacattcactgtCAGTTAAATATCCTtagcaaatgtattttcttcTTTGCACTCAAgatggcagcagcagcacacatcatatcagatttttttgcaGTGAAAGGACAATCTCATTTGGTGGCAGTAATGCACTGTTTAATTTTGTTTGCAAACTGAAAGTAATTCCCACAAAAGAGCAACAAAGGACAATTTATTAGGCACAGTCATGTTTTGCGCTCTCATAATGTTTGTAAGTTTTGCTGAGtacaaatgattttaaaaaaaacattctattaaaaataattcacatttttttttagcaagaaAATGCTAAAAAGTACATTAATTGTATTTCCTTTTATTTCAATCTAAAAAACAAGAACAGCAGCAAAATACATTTATACATttatctttgaaaaaaaaaaaatgagccacTGTTTTTCACATTGGCAAATCTTTTGTGATGTTTGGAGAAGATTTTTTGAagaaattaatttttttgtgtgcagcCAGTTGTTCGATCATCAAATACTCCAGTTTCCCATAGTGCAATCCAGTTCCAAGATTTTTACGTTTGTATTTCTCCCAGTAGTGACTCCAATTTCCATCACTGTCTGCTCCAAAACCAAACACACTCACCTGTAAAGACAATATAGCCGCAATTTTAAATTGGTTGACAAAAAGTATTTTCTGCTATAAATTATCAGATCTGTGCCGTTACAGGATTTATTTTTAGAActgttaaatatttaaaaaacagtcaCCTCTTCACACATGTGTAGAGCAAGAATGACGGCCAAGAAGCCCGTGGAAGGATAGCTGCCGTTCCTCTTCCCCAaccatttgtgataaacatatgcaATGAAACCTGGATTGACCACCATCacctttttataaaataaaataaaaaacattctgATTATACACGTTAAATATGGAACGGCTTTTGAAATCAATACTCACTAGGTTCTTGTTGGCCTGAATTTTATACGGCCCAATATTACGTATCCTGTTGAATACAACACAAACaagaaaatatgatttttttttttttgctatcttAGACATTTATATACATCGGGAATGGTTGGAGTTGGCATAAAATGAGAAGGGAATCGCTTTTATTAACAATTCATTTCATCGATAAATCTCATTCAAATTTCGATCAGAAGATAATCATTTGACTCACGTTTTGACGTAACCTGTCGTAAAGGCTTGTTGTAACCACACCAGGTCCATGATCTTGTAAGGGGACAGCACAAGGTGAGTGATGTTGTCCAAGTTTTGGGCAGTCTCTGGATACATGAGACGATGAGTCGTTTTGGTGCCCACGTCTTCTTCATAGGATTTGATTTGACCCCGGTTCATTCTGTGTAAATCAGTCAGGGTATTCGTTCAgtacaaagcattttttttttcttctattgtaATCACGACTTGCATCGGAGTCTTTCAAGCAAGATCCAAAACCATACATCATAGATCAGATGACAATATGGAAAAATAGGAATatgtcatatattctttatcctcacaATAGAACAGCTAATTTTAGTGTTGATGAGTTGAGAGGAACTGAAACATCTCAATGCAGCTTCACTTTGATTTCAATTGTGATGTGCTTTCCCCCGCCCACCAGAATTggtgacaaaaacattttagttttttctttttcaattgtatttaattattatgattttatgctTTTATAAGTGCAGCATCATAAAGTgccattttttcccctccttaaAATACACACTCCTATGATTTTCGATATTATGGTACGGATTAACGGCATCCCTATTCATTTCAATTGGCATTGACGATTTGAGACGTATAAGCTCAGATGTGCAGGTGTCTGAAATGAAAAATATTGTGCAGTATTTGTATGTGATTTACCTCATCACCATATCATGGCTATCTATCAGTCGTCCATAATGAGAGCCTTTCAAATTTGGAGAATTGCCCACCACTGCACACGTCCTCCAGCGCTCCGGTCTCTTGGAGATGGCCGGAAATGTCTTCAACAATTTTTCCACTACTGTCTGGTAGTATTCCAAGGTCTGCTCTTCAATCGTCTGCAATGTCTGACGCATGACCACATACAGGTTAGACGAGCTGAGCCTGCAAATGTGACAATTGTAAATTTCAAGTCCAGTGACAAACTGGTCGTACTCGCCTTCCACCAGTCAAAAACTTCCAATGAAagattttttgtcccgcttagaAACGGTTCGACCGATTCGTCAAAGCGTCGCATGAACTCGGCGTCATCCTCTTCTCGAAGACTTTGGTCCAAAAAGTACTTTGACGATGAATAGCTCAAAAACACCAATGTGATGGTGCCGGTTAGCAGCACCGCTAGCAGCACTTTGAGCTTCGTCTTGGTAATTATGACCGGACATGAGATCATTCTGTCAGTTGTAGATAGTTATCATtccaaaaaaatattattttgaagAATTTGAAATATGTTTGAGATATTTGGTCATTCACTTTTTGTAGTGCTCATCTTCATTAGGTGCAATGATGATTTGAAGCAGtgcacctgcaaaaaaaaaaaaacaagatgtaaTACAGGGTGGTACGGTGACTCACTGGTTAGGACAACTGTGGAGTTAGTAGCAtcatgccttcttgtttttactttttgtattgattagttgaatgttttgtttgtccgtggaccaatataatacatatatatatgtattatatatatatatatatatatatattgatttttgatagatagatagatagatagatagatagatagatagatagatagatagatagatagatagatagatagatagatagatagatagatagatagatagatagatagatagatagatagatagatagatagatagatagtgggaacgtaatttcaatctctgtgtgtcttggcatgtgaagaaattgacaataaagctgactttgactttgtataGCAGGTAAAAAAACGCAacctatagtccgaaaattacggtgtatatatctatatatctatatacttagactcaactttattaatcccttgggattactccttcagggaaattcaggccccagcagtatccataccacagagcgggtatacaaaagacacacagatggcatgagcgcaactcaataggccctcataaggctgccatacaacggcgccacaagaaggccagaaagtgcgaaagataaaagccatcaaagcaaagcaaaaagacaaagaaaaaagtaacagtgcccaaccagcacccctcaatatcagaaaacaccccaaaacacacaaaatagcctccacagggtccacagacaggtgtaagggtagtccagttcaacggcacccaatggaccgtggtcgtgaatcggtgaaaacatcacaaagcaggcaaacgtgtgagcagcgtcctgggcacccagtcggggcacgtgcagatggtcaccacggggctagcacggcgaaggtcgctggttctgacgagcacgagggagcacaggggtcgcggctgcaagGCAGGGGGCCCGGTCAGCATCAGCCAgataagcaggaagccgtcgtagaggtacgccggtctcgaccgatgtgcgcagccataacggtcccagggaaaaaaaaaaaagaaaatcacatccaaagcgataccgaggtgcggtagaaggcaccagcaccgccgaatggacaaaaagacagaaagaaaaaggagaaagaaggaaataaagagaaaaagagagaacactgctgggaggctgccactcacgtcggcgccataccaaaaaaataaaaaataaaatatatatatatatatatatatatatatatatatatatatatatatatatatatatatatatatatatatatatatatataaataaataaataatatgtcttgtcaccgtgggatagtaggaaacgacAACATCATAAATTAAGAACATTATGTGGAAATACTAAGGCAACATCTCAAGACATTATTCAAGAAGCCAAAACTTGGGcgcaaaaaaagataaaataattGCCCCATAGTGTATATACACAAAACGGAAGGAATTTTGTAAAttgacattatatatatattattttataaactCTGCGGTATGAATGCAGGAATCAATAAAGTTTCTATCTAtctaaaaagtcatttttaaaataattgcaCAATAGAGATCTTCCTACCCGTGTTACAAGTCCGTCCCGTCCTACAGGCAACTGTTTAAAGGAAACAGTTCTGAGAGTTGAACTATTTTTGGGGGGCAGGAAGAGGAGTGGcaacaacaaatatttttttttttcatctctttATTCCCTATTGACTGCCAGGcaaccccattttttttttaatgatttttttcaagATGCACAGAatattatgttatattatattaaatacACTGAGACTTAGAAAAGAAACTTGTCAAGTGGAATTAAAGTGGAAAGTTGCTGGGTGGAGCTTAAAACATGTTCTGCCACAGATAGTATCTCACCGAACGTCAAGCTAACCCACAAGTCTCTTCAAAATGGTCTTTTTTCCAGAGGCTGTATTTTAACCACTGGTGTTCCTCAGGGCTCATTACCGGagatcctgttttttttttaatccccttGTATGGTTTCCCCTGGCAGTTCTCTActcttgctttttttctttttgttcttaTTTGAATTTTGAATGTCAATGTCAAAGCCATTAATGCAAATTGTCATTCCATTAGGATTATTTTCCTATTTGTTAAAACATCAGTCTCTTGTATGTTGACTGTAAACACACAAAGGTGTGTCTTGTGGCATTCGGCATGATGTGTGTTTGTAATGTGTTCTGGTCAAACTAGTTTATATTGACAATGGTAGGTCTAAATTGCCACGTTTAAAACGATAAAAATGATTCACAGCAGGATTGGTGCTACTCCCGCTTGCGACACTATTTTTTATACCctattagtatttatttttttttgcttcccagTGGGTAGTTGGCAGGAGGTTGGGCCATGTTGCATTCTTGTTATTTATTAATTCATCTCAAATCCAAGGGAAGATCTTAGACTGTCTCCTGGTGCAGCCCAAGGCGTGAATTAACTTGTGTATTGTTGATACTGCACACTTTGGTGTCCATGCCAGAAAGCCCAAAAGGAAACATGTGAAATATACAAGATGGATGCTGCAggaggggtgaaaaaaaaaatacaatgaataaaatatCAACATTCTGATATATGATCCGTAAACAATGTGTGGCTACTGAAATTTGACTCACTTCTGTAGTGTTTGTTTTAACACCCATACAACATTTAGAATGTTTCTTACCTGGAAGCTCTGAAGGACTCCATTATTTTGTATTAGCACATGTTTACAAGATCCTTTAAAGTTGTTGAGTGATGACTTGTTTCGACAACTTTGGCAGCAGCAGAGGCTCATCCGTTTAAGTGGTAGACCTCGATTAAATGTGTGTGATCTACGGCGAGCTGGCTGAGCGGCGTTGTTCATTTGCATGGGTGTTACACGTGAGAAGGTcgggaaaaaatatttgtttagtCAGAATGATTGCATGATGGAAGCAAGGTGAGGGCATTCTCACTTGAGAAGATGCAAATGGTATGAGCCAAACATTTTGGCGAAATTGATTGTGATTATCGACTATTaggaaataatataaaataaaataaaataaaataaaataaaataaaataaaataaaataaaataaaataaaataaaataaaataatgaaatgaaatgaaatgaaatgaaatacaatgaaaatataaaatgaaaataatgttaTCATCTCAAAACTTAATTTGTAACTCAAATATTCTTGCTTACAGGAAACCAGAGCAGGACGGAAAAGTACCGGCATTCTTGTTTAACCAGAACTATTCCACAAGTTGCCTCACGCACACATACAAGCTAGTTGCATGTGACTGCCTCTTATGAAGTCTGAAATTGATAAAAGGAACAGACAAGGAACGGCTCGTTGGCATCCTCTGAAGCGCTGAAGGCTTCCTCTTCCCCTTCCCCTTTTTTTGACACAATAGCGTTTCTGGGTGTGTTAGTTTCTTATCTGTTTGCTGTATCTACATACATATATTAAACTGCAGTTTTATAGGATAACCAGACATTTAttggaaaatgaaaatgacatcTGCTCACCCAACATCGAGCCCTCATTTGACCATTTCGCTGTAAACGATAGTCATAAAAAAGTGACATCTGCTCACCCAACATAGAGCCCTCATTTGACCCTTTCGCTCTAAGCTCACCAAAATGTCAGTGTGGTGTACCACAAGGTGGTGTTCTAAGTCCAAGGCCATTTATGTTTTGCTGTCGTGATCCAAGTTTATAGTCAGGGCATAATTAATTCAAGTTGAATTCACTGCATGTGGTTTTTGATCGTCGTCAAGAGTTTATAACAATCTCAATTCAAATGATAAATTTCCGGTATTGTAAATATAAATGACTTGGTAATGGATTACAAAAAAATGAGTCCATCTTTTTTTACTGTAAGTCAACAACTTCCCTGACATTCTCGACTGTAATCAGCATCCcatgaataaatcaaaaatgagCTCCAATTAAGCGGAGGTTTCAGCCGTTGAGCAATAACGAGATGCTAATGAAGAGCGCCAATCTTACGCTGTGATTGCTTTTACACTTCAGCCGCTTCGCCGTTTTTGTCCTCTGACACGCTTGGCGGGCTTATCGGTGCCGTTTGGTCAAGGGAAGTCTTGGCTAATTACGCTCAAATCCCACCCGACGTCTGTTTGTGCCGATAATTGCCTAGCTGCACTTTCACCCTGGCCAATTGTTCAATTTCAATTTGAATTTTTAATAGCCTATTTAGTTGGGGAATGCGGTAACGTGAGAAGATGATCGTTTGTAAGTCTGAACACATCTGACAAACAAGACTTGGCAATATCTTTAATTATTAAGAGTTGGATTAGAATATAAGTGGATCGGGAATGTAATGATCGGATGCCTGATTGATATTTACATTAACAATTATTTAAATATAAGCATGAACGAGGTCACTAGAAACATCATTCACGTAGGTTTATAATGGATAAATTTAGACTAGATTTACCGagtaatattttatattatatatcaaTTGTTTCCT contains the following coding sequences:
- the LOC125986939 gene encoding CMP-N-acetylneuraminate-beta-galactosamide-alpha-2,3-sialyltransferase 1 isoform X2, yielding MASCCSIRPVACLKPHEMLSRLRPTWLLFILLCFTAANLYYKFKWNTPNLYWLWPQSVCSCQKCLAEGAHEFKSLIDASPKPFLSIPSPTTEDDFNWWKKLQIEQRSFAFLNETINNLFTIFPHVPQIEQPSPDRCRTCAVVGNSGNLRGSHYGPLIDHHNMVIRLNRGPTKGYESDVGSKTTHRVMYPESASSLDNSTHLVFFPFKINDLLWLLRSFAPRENGQENPKRIGNKNLVMIVNPAFLKYVHEIWLKKKGRYPSTGFMTLVLSLQLCDEVSVFGFGADRDGNWNHYFEILRNKKLRTGPHPGMQEYEVIRELHQRQIIRFFQGL
- the LOC125986940 gene encoding CMP-N-acetylneuraminate-beta-galactosamide-alpha-2,3-sialyltransferase 1, which produces MISCPVIITKTKLKVLLAVLLTGTITLVFLSYSSSKYFLDQSLREEDDAEFMRRFDESVEPFLSGTKNLSLEVFDWWKTLQTIEEQTLEYYQTVVEKLLKTFPAISKRPERWRTCAVVGNSPNLKGSHYGRLIDSHDMVMRMNRGQIKSYEEDVGTKTTHRLMYPETAQNLDNITHLVLSPYKIMDLVWLQQAFTTGYVKTIRNIGPYKIQANKNLVMVVNPGFIAYVYHKWLGKRNGSYPSTGFLAVILALHMCEEVSVFGFGADSDGNWSHYWEKYKRKNLGTGLHYGKLEYLMIEQLAAHKKINFFKKSSPNITKDLPM
- the LOC125986939 gene encoding CMP-N-acetylneuraminate-beta-galactosamide-alpha-2,3-sialyltransferase 1 isoform X1 gives rise to the protein MTNLTKPIHTSSRKQPHEMLSRLRPTWLLFILLCFTAANLYYKFKWNTPNLYWLWPQSVCSCQKCLAEGAHEFKSLIDASPKPFLSIPSPTTEDDFNWWKKLQIEQRSFAFLNETINNLFTIFPHVPQIEQPSPDRCRTCAVVGNSGNLRGSHYGPLIDHHNMVIRLNRGPTKGYESDVGSKTTHRVMYPESASSLDNSTHLVFFPFKINDLLWLLRSFAPRENGQENPKRIGNKNLVMIVNPAFLKYVHEIWLKKKGRYPSTGFMTLVLSLQLCDEVSVFGFGADRDGNWNHYFEILRNKKLRTGPHPGMQEYEVIRELHQRQIIRFFQGL